A genomic stretch from Hymenobacter psoromatis includes:
- a CDS encoding dimethylallyltransferase produces the protein MKILMVITSHDQLGNTGEKTGYWLEEVAAAYNRFKDAGIDLVLASPKGGGPPCDPMSTTPKYLSDDTRRFAADAAAQAQLATTVRLDSVQQDDFATVFYPGGHGPLWDLAEDLHSIRLIEAFLAAGKPVALVCHAPGALRHVKKADGSPLVAGKQFTGFSNTEEAGVKRVAAVPFLLEDELKAEGGLYSRAADWAVHLVTDGLLLTGQNPASSGPLAEALLKRLPKVSV, from the coding sequence ATGAAAATTTTGATGGTCATCACCTCGCACGACCAACTGGGGAACACCGGCGAGAAGACCGGCTACTGGCTCGAAGAGGTAGCCGCCGCCTACAATCGATTTAAGGATGCCGGCATCGACCTGGTGCTGGCCTCTCCCAAAGGGGGGGGGCCGCCGTGCGACCCGATGAGTACCACGCCCAAGTATCTGAGCGACGACACCCGGCGTTTTGCGGCGGACGCGGCGGCCCAGGCGCAGCTTGCCACCACGGTGCGCCTCGACAGCGTGCAACAGGACGACTTCGCCACGGTATTCTACCCCGGCGGCCACGGCCCGTTGTGGGATTTGGCCGAGGACCTGCACTCCATCCGGCTGATTGAGGCATTTTTGGCGGCCGGCAAACCGGTGGCCCTCGTCTGCCACGCGCCCGGTGCCCTGCGCCACGTGAAGAAAGCCGACGGCTCGCCGCTGGTCGCGGGCAAACAGTTCACCGGTTTCAGCAACACCGAAGAAGCAGGCGTGAAACGGGTCGCGGCAGTGCCGTTTCTGCTCGAAGACGAATTGAAAGCCGAAGGCGGCCTCTACTCGCGGGCGGCCGACTGGGCCGTTCATTTAGTCACCGATGGCCTGCTGCTCACCGGGCAAAACCCGGCTTCGTCGGGCCCTTTGGCCGAGGCGCTCCTCAAGCGGCTACCGAAGGTTTCGGTATAA
- a CDS encoding arylesterase, protein MNNLIFFGDSLTAGYGLPAAASFPALMQPKLDAASLPYQALNYGVSGETSAGGRQRLPTVLARHAPAAFVLALGANDGLRGIPVRETTANLRYILHEVRRQFPAAPLVLAGLEVPFDLGPLAVPGLSRYAQEFGALFATLAQQEGVGLVPSLLAGVAGRPALNLPDRVHPNAAGQHVLAANVWAVLEPMLRAGISQQ, encoded by the coding sequence ATGAACAACCTGATTTTCTTCGGCGACAGCCTCACGGCGGGCTACGGCCTGCCGGCAGCCGCCAGCTTTCCGGCGCTTATGCAGCCCAAGCTCGACGCGGCCAGCCTACCCTACCAAGCGCTGAACTACGGCGTGAGCGGCGAAACCTCGGCGGGCGGCCGCCAGCGCCTACCCACCGTGCTGGCGCGCCACGCCCCCGCCGCCTTCGTGCTGGCGCTGGGCGCCAACGATGGCCTGCGCGGCATTCCGGTGCGCGAAACCACGGCCAACCTGCGCTACATCCTGCACGAGGTGCGGCGGCAGTTTCCGGCCGCGCCGCTGGTGCTGGCCGGCCTGGAGGTGCCCTTCGACCTGGGGCCGCTGGCCGTGCCCGGCCTCAGCCGCTACGCGCAGGAATTCGGGGCCTTGTTCGCCACGTTGGCGCAGCAGGAGGGGGTAGGGCTGGTGCCGTCGCTGCTGGCGGGCGTGGCGGGCCGCCCCGCCCTCAACCTGCCCGACCGCGTGCACCCCAACGCCGCCGGCCAGCACGTGCTGGCCGCCAATGTATGGGCCGTGCTGGAGCCTATGCTGCGGGCGGGCATCAGCCAGCAGTAG
- a CDS encoding transcriptional regulator, with the protein MLKSESLPLFYQHYFQGLPQPEVEQVNVFRLEEVRVPSAKLISYGRRDFYKIALNRDPHAYHFADKSLEMLEPTLVFFNPRVPYSCQPISAPSTGFYCLFREEFFRGQGSPSLLDQPLFQPGGHPVYALTADQQTAVSALFEKMLAEINSDYPLKYDLLRNYVAELIHYALKLRPADTLYQQPDAKVRLTSAFLELLERQFPIESLTRRFALRSAGDFARQLSVHVNYLNRCVRETTGTTTTAHIAERLAGEARALLRHTDWNVAEIGYSLGFDEPAHFNHFFKKQTGLAPSAVRQV; encoded by the coding sequence ATGCTCAAGTCCGAGTCGCTCCCCCTTTTTTACCAGCACTACTTCCAAGGGCTGCCCCAACCAGAGGTGGAGCAGGTCAACGTTTTTCGGCTGGAGGAAGTGCGGGTCCCCAGCGCCAAGCTGATTTCTTACGGTCGCCGGGACTTTTACAAAATTGCCCTCAACCGCGACCCCCACGCCTACCACTTCGCCGACAAAAGCCTGGAGATGCTGGAGCCTACCCTGGTGTTTTTCAACCCGCGGGTGCCGTATAGCTGCCAGCCGATTTCTGCCCCTTCCACCGGTTTTTACTGCCTTTTCCGCGAGGAGTTCTTCCGGGGGCAGGGCAGCCCCAGCCTGCTGGACCAGCCGCTGTTTCAGCCTGGCGGCCACCCGGTTTATGCCCTCACGGCCGACCAGCAAACAGCCGTGAGCGCCTTGTTTGAGAAGATGCTCGCCGAAATCAATTCCGACTACCCCCTCAAGTACGACCTGCTGCGCAACTACGTGGCGGAGCTGATTCACTATGCGCTGAAGCTGCGGCCCGCCGACACCCTCTACCAGCAGCCCGATGCCAAGGTGCGGCTGACGAGCGCTTTCCTGGAGCTGCTGGAGCGGCAGTTTCCCATCGAATCCCTGACCCGTCGGTTTGCCCTGCGTTCGGCCGGCGACTTTGCCCGGCAGCTGAGCGTGCACGTCAACTACCTCAACCGCTGCGTGCGCGAGACGACCGGCACCACGACGACCGCCCACATCGCCGAGCGCCTGGCCGGCGAAGCCCGCGCCCTGCTCCGGCACACCGACTGGAACGTGGCCGAAATCGGCTACAGCCTGGGTTTCGACGAGCCGGCTCATTTCAACCACTTTTTTAAAAAGCAGACCGGCCTGGCTCCCTCGGCCGTGCGCCAGGTTTGA
- a CDS encoding FAD-binding molybdopterin dehydrogenase: MNSFTLTQAEAVDAAVADKTSHEHSAYLGGGTNLVDLMKYNVARPTHLTSLGRLPLQRIEELPGGGLRLGALVTNSATAYHPEVQARYPLLSQTILAGATPQLRNAATNGGNLNQRTRCLYFYDLATPCNKREPGTGCSALAGYNRVCGVLGTSESCIATHPSDMCVALAALEAVVRVQGPAGERTIRFEDYHRLPGDTPQYDNTLKPGELVTAIDLPAQGYRQHFTYLKLRDRTSYAFATVSVAVGLEMAGDTIKTARFALGGVAHKPWRDQAAEQLLEGQTASPDLFRRVAAQVFESAQGYGANTFKIELGRRAIVRALKQAVEMDYQLDPNAFLNSNP, from the coding sequence ATGAACAGCTTTACCCTGACGCAAGCCGAAGCCGTGGATGCGGCCGTGGCCGACAAGACCAGCCACGAACACTCGGCCTACCTGGGCGGCGGCACCAACCTCGTGGACTTGATGAAGTACAACGTGGCGCGCCCTACCCACCTCACCAGTCTGGGCCGGCTGCCCTTGCAGCGCATCGAGGAGCTGCCCGGTGGAGGCCTGCGCCTGGGCGCGCTCGTGACCAATTCGGCCACCGCCTACCACCCCGAAGTGCAGGCGCGCTACCCCCTGCTGAGCCAGACCATTTTGGCCGGGGCCACGCCGCAGCTGCGCAACGCGGCTACCAACGGCGGCAACCTCAATCAGCGCACCCGCTGCCTGTACTTCTACGACCTCGCTACCCCCTGCAACAAGCGCGAGCCGGGCACGGGCTGCTCGGCCCTGGCCGGCTACAACCGGGTGTGCGGCGTGCTGGGCACCAGCGAGAGCTGCATTGCTACCCACCCTTCTGATATGTGCGTGGCCCTGGCCGCGCTGGAAGCCGTGGTGCGCGTGCAGGGGCCAGCGGGCGAGCGGACCATCCGGTTTGAGGACTACCACCGCCTGCCGGGCGATACGCCGCAGTATGACAACACCCTGAAACCGGGCGAGTTGGTGACGGCCATCGACCTGCCGGCGCAGGGCTACCGGCAGCACTTTACCTACCTCAAGCTGCGCGACCGCACCAGCTACGCCTTCGCCACGGTGAGTGTGGCGGTGGGGCTGGAAATGGCCGGCGACACCATCAAAACGGCCCGCTTCGCGCTGGGCGGGGTGGCCCACAAGCCCTGGCGCGACCAGGCAGCCGAACAACTGCTGGAAGGCCAAACTGCCTCGCCCGACTTGTTCCGGCGGGTAGCCGCCCAGGTGTTCGAGTCGGCGCAGGGCTACGGCGCGAACACGTTTAAGATAGAGCTGGGCCGCCGCGCCATCGTGCGGGCCCTGAAGCAGGCCGTGGAGATGGACTACCAGCTCGACCCCAACGCATTCCTGAATTCTAATCCGTAA
- a CDS encoding cell filamentation protein Fic, which translates to MNEYIYQQPDWPAFIWQAERLQELLAHVRHHQGRLLGRMEGLGFALREEATLQTLMLDVLKSSEIEGELLPPEQVRSSVARGLGLEVAGLVASGPQVEGVVAMLLNATQQFDQDLTTERLFGWQAALFPTGRSGLVRIRTRAWRLDSTGPMQVVSGTANREIVHFEAPGATRLPAEMTQFLAWFNGPATLDPVLKAALAHLWFITLHPFEDGNGRLARALTDLQLARANGSAQRFYSMSAQIQRESQAYYTILERTQRGSLDVTAWLTWFLECLGRALAASEQTIAQVLRRARFWERHAAAALNERQRLLLGRLLAGFEGKLTSSKWAKIAKCSQDTATRDIQALMALGILARDEAGGRSTSYYLPEGQQI; encoded by the coding sequence ATGAACGAGTACATCTATCAACAACCCGACTGGCCCGCTTTCATCTGGCAGGCCGAACGGCTTCAGGAGCTACTGGCGCATGTCCGGCATCATCAGGGACGGTTGCTGGGGCGAATGGAAGGCTTGGGTTTTGCCTTACGAGAGGAAGCCACACTGCAAACGCTGATGCTGGACGTGCTGAAATCCAGCGAGATAGAGGGCGAATTACTGCCGCCGGAGCAGGTGCGCTCCTCAGTAGCGCGTGGGCTGGGGTTGGAAGTAGCGGGGCTGGTAGCGTCGGGGCCACAAGTGGAAGGGGTAGTGGCCATGCTGCTAAATGCCACGCAACAGTTCGACCAAGACCTGACGACCGAACGGCTTTTCGGCTGGCAAGCCGCGCTTTTTCCGACCGGGCGCAGCGGCTTGGTGCGCATTCGCACCAGGGCTTGGCGGCTTGATAGCACCGGCCCGATGCAGGTAGTATCGGGCACGGCAAACCGGGAAATCGTGCATTTTGAAGCCCCCGGCGCGACGCGGCTTCCCGCCGAAATGACCCAATTCCTGGCCTGGTTTAATGGCCCGGCTACTTTAGACCCGGTGCTAAAAGCAGCCCTGGCGCATTTGTGGTTCATTACCCTGCATCCATTTGAGGATGGCAATGGCCGGCTGGCGCGGGCGCTTACCGACTTGCAACTGGCGCGGGCCAATGGCAGCGCGCAGCGCTTTTACAGCATGTCGGCGCAGATTCAACGGGAGAGCCAGGCTTATTACACCATCCTGGAGCGCACGCAGCGCGGCTCGCTCGACGTCACAGCTTGGTTAACGTGGTTTTTGGAATGCCTGGGCCGCGCCCTGGCCGCCAGCGAGCAAACCATAGCGCAGGTGCTGCGCCGCGCCCGCTTTTGGGAGCGCCACGCGGCAGCCGCTCTCAATGAGCGGCAGAGGTTGTTGCTAGGGCGACTACTCGCCGGCTTCGAGGGAAAACTTACCTCTTCCAAGTGGGCCAAAATCGCTAAGTGCTCACAGGATACCGCCACACGCGATATTCAGGCGCTGATGGCGCTGGGCATCCTGGCCAGGGATGAGGCGGGTGGACGAAGCACCAGCTACTACTTACCGGAGGGGCAGCAAATCTGA
- a CDS encoding SAM-dependent methyltransferase, whose protein sequence is MPATIVLKNGKDHSLRRRHPWVFSGAIARAVGEPREGAAVRVETQSGEVLGVGHYSGSGSIAVRMLDFGPEAALPTPDFWVKRLTNAYALRQRLALTGTADTNVFRLVHAEGDGLPGLIIDVYGDVAVVQAHSVGMYRARPEIADALRVVFGDKLRAIYDKSAETTPGHAVGDGKNGYLFGASTGQEHLVHENGHQFAVDWETGQKTGFFIDQRDNRALLARYSAGRRVLNTFCYTGGFSVYALEAGAELVHSVDSSKKAIALTERNAELSHHADRHAAYPDDVLTFLKSHSAEYDLLVLDPPAFAKHQSARHAALMGYKRLNAAGIQHLAPGGLLFTFSCSQVVSPELFEGAVLAAAIEAGRPARILHRLTQPADHPVSLFHPEGAYLKGLVLAVE, encoded by the coding sequence ATGCCCGCCACTATCGTCCTCAAAAACGGAAAAGACCACTCCCTGCGCCGCCGCCACCCCTGGGTATTTTCGGGGGCCATTGCCCGCGCGGTGGGCGAGCCGCGGGAGGGCGCGGCGGTGCGCGTCGAAACCCAATCGGGCGAAGTGCTGGGGGTAGGGCACTACTCGGGCAGCGGCTCCATCGCGGTGCGCATGCTGGATTTTGGGCCGGAAGCCGCGCTCCCTACCCCCGACTTTTGGGTGAAGCGGCTGACCAATGCCTACGCCCTGCGCCAGCGCCTGGCCCTCACGGGCACGGCCGATACCAATGTTTTTCGCCTCGTCCACGCCGAAGGCGACGGCCTGCCGGGCCTCATCATCGACGTGTATGGCGACGTGGCCGTGGTGCAGGCGCACAGCGTGGGCATGTACCGCGCCCGCCCCGAAATCGCTGATGCCCTGCGAGTTGTGTTTGGTGACAAGCTGCGCGCCATTTATGACAAGAGTGCCGAAACCACGCCCGGCCATGCCGTGGGCGACGGCAAAAACGGCTACCTCTTCGGCGCGAGCACCGGCCAGGAGCACTTGGTGCACGAAAACGGCCACCAGTTTGCCGTGGACTGGGAAACGGGCCAGAAAACCGGCTTCTTCATCGACCAGCGCGACAACCGCGCCCTGCTGGCCCGCTACTCGGCCGGCCGCCGCGTGCTCAACACGTTTTGCTACACCGGCGGCTTCTCAGTGTATGCTCTGGAAGCCGGCGCCGAGCTGGTGCATTCCGTCGATAGTAGCAAGAAAGCCATTGCCTTAACCGAGCGCAACGCCGAGCTTTCACACCACGCCGACCGCCACGCCGCCTACCCCGACGACGTGCTCACGTTCCTCAAAAGCCACTCGGCCGAGTACGACCTGCTGGTGCTCGACCCGCCCGCTTTCGCCAAGCACCAGAGCGCCCGCCACGCCGCCCTCATGGGCTACAAGCGCCTGAACGCGGCCGGCATCCAACACCTCGCGCCGGGCGGGTTGCTCTTTACCTTTTCGTGTTCGCAAGTCGTTAGTCCCGAGCTGTTTGAGGGCGCGGTGCTGGCCGCCGCCATCGAGGCCGGGCGGCCGGCGCGCATCCTGCACCGCCTCACGCAGCCCGCCGACCACCCGGTGAGCCTGTTTCACCCGGAGGGCGCGTATTTGAAGGGCCTCGTGCTGGCCGTGGAGTAG
- a CDS encoding phytoene dehydrogenase: MAIIGAGVAGLAAAARLAVAGHPVTVFEAGGSFGGKMHQFSLPGGYRFDAGPSLFTLPQLVDDVFRLAHRDPADYFRYERLDPITNYFFADGTRLTAWADAPKFAAEVEQKLGVPAGQVEAFLQRSGRAYDATAGTFLHKSLHKASTYFSAETLKAVAALPSLGLTGTMHARHSTAFGQDARLVQLFDRYATYNGSDPYQAPATLSLIPHLEHGIGAFYPEGGIYAIASSLHRLAAEFGVKFRFNEPVREILTAGDLITGLRTDQDVYDFGLVVSNMDVVPTYRRLLPHQPAPERTLGQPRSSSALIFYWGVGREFPELDLHNIFFSADYKAEFDAIFQQKTVADDVTIYVNITSKKTLGDAPAGHENWFVMVNVPHDEGQDWDALTAKTRRVVLAKLSQALNIDLEPLIRAEKVWTPPGIAADTSSFGGALYGSSSNNALAAFLRHPNFSGRLAGLYFCGGSVHPGGGIPLCLLSAKIVAELITK; encoded by the coding sequence GTGGCCATCATTGGGGCGGGCGTGGCCGGGCTGGCCGCCGCGGCGCGGCTGGCGGTGGCCGGGCACCCAGTCACGGTGTTTGAGGCCGGCGGCTCGTTTGGGGGCAAAATGCACCAGTTCAGCCTGCCCGGCGGCTACCGCTTCGATGCTGGGCCGTCGCTCTTCACGCTGCCGCAGCTGGTGGACGACGTGTTTCGGCTGGCCCACCGCGACCCGGCCGACTACTTCCGCTACGAGCGCCTCGACCCGATTACCAACTACTTTTTTGCCGACGGCACGCGCCTCACGGCCTGGGCCGACGCGCCAAAATTCGCCGCCGAAGTGGAGCAGAAGCTGGGCGTGCCGGCCGGGCAAGTTGAAGCATTCTTGCAGCGCAGCGGCCGGGCCTACGACGCCACGGCGGGCACCTTTTTGCACAAATCTTTGCACAAAGCCAGCACCTATTTCAGCGCCGAAACGCTGAAAGCGGTGGCCGCCCTACCCTCCCTCGGCCTCACGGGCACCATGCACGCCCGCCACTCAACAGCCTTTGGGCAGGATGCGCGGCTGGTGCAACTCTTTGACCGCTACGCCACTTACAACGGCTCCGACCCGTACCAGGCACCGGCCACGCTCTCGCTCATTCCGCATTTGGAGCACGGCATCGGCGCGTTTTATCCCGAGGGCGGCATCTACGCCATTGCTAGCAGCCTGCACCGGCTGGCCGCGGAGTTTGGGGTGAAATTTCGATTTAATGAGCCGGTGCGCGAGATTCTGACGGCCGGCGACCTCATCACGGGCCTGCGCACCGACCAGGATGTGTACGACTTCGGCTTGGTAGTGAGCAACATGGACGTGGTGCCGACCTACCGCCGCCTCCTACCCCACCAGCCCGCGCCCGAGCGCACCTTGGGCCAGCCGCGCTCGTCGTCGGCGTTGATTTTTTATTGGGGGGTAGGGCGCGAATTTCCCGAGCTGGATTTGCACAACATCTTTTTTTCGGCCGATTACAAAGCGGAGTTCGACGCCATTTTTCAGCAGAAAACCGTGGCTGACGACGTGACCATCTACGTCAACATCACCTCCAAAAAAACGCTCGGCGACGCCCCGGCCGGCCACGAAAACTGGTTTGTGATGGTGAACGTGCCCCACGACGAGGGCCAGGATTGGGACGCCCTCACCGCCAAAACGCGGCGCGTGGTGCTGGCCAAGCTCAGCCAAGCGCTGAATATTGATTTAGAGCCACTTATCAGGGCCGAAAAGGTGTGGACGCCACCCGGTATCGCGGCCGATACGTCGTCGTTTGGGGGCGCTTTGTACGGCAGCTCCAGCAACAACGCGCTGGCGGCTTTTTTGCGGCATCCTAATTTTTCGGGCCGGCTGGCGGGGCTGTACTTTTGCGGCGGCTCGGTGCATCCGGGCGGCGGCATTCCGCTGTGTTTACTTTCGGCCAAAATTGTCGCCGAGCTAATTACTAAATAA
- a CDS encoding transcriptional regulator, whose protein sequence is MADTLTLEEFYRTKVPGLPPDLRQGLGHFNVFDQPDYAGPAARPVQYSRKDFYKISLVTGHNRYHYADKVVTVAGSALLFANPQVPYLWEPLGGPQSRIFCIFTAAFLAEASALAQAGFPVFAPGGQPVYALTAAQRLPVQTIFEKMLAEINSTYVYKYDLLRAYVLELIHGAQKLAPALVLDRPARAATRITLLFTELLARQFPIESPQQRVRLRTAQAFADQLAVHSNYLNRMLKAATGKTTTQLLAERLVQEAQALLLHTNWPVAHIGYCLGFEEPAHFTAFFRRHTGQAPTAARVC, encoded by the coding sequence ATGGCCGATACGCTTACACTAGAAGAATTCTACCGCACCAAGGTGCCGGGGCTGCCGCCGGACCTGCGGCAGGGCTTAGGGCACTTCAACGTATTTGACCAGCCGGACTACGCGGGTCCTGCTGCCCGGCCGGTGCAGTACAGCCGCAAGGATTTCTATAAAATCAGCCTGGTAACGGGCCACAACCGCTATCACTACGCCGATAAAGTAGTGACGGTAGCTGGCAGCGCCCTGCTGTTTGCGAATCCGCAGGTGCCCTACCTCTGGGAACCCCTGGGCGGCCCGCAGAGCCGGATATTCTGCATTTTTACGGCGGCATTTTTAGCGGAAGCCAGTGCCCTGGCGCAGGCTGGCTTCCCCGTGTTTGCGCCGGGCGGGCAGCCGGTTTACGCCCTTACCGCTGCGCAGCGCCTGCCGGTGCAGACTATTTTTGAGAAGATGCTGGCCGAGATTAATTCGACTTACGTCTATAAGTATGACCTGTTGCGGGCTTATGTGCTGGAGCTTATCCACGGGGCGCAGAAGCTGGCTCCGGCCCTAGTGCTGGACCGGCCGGCCCGCGCCGCCACGCGCATCACCCTGCTGTTCACCGAACTACTGGCCCGACAGTTTCCGATTGAGTCGCCGCAGCAGCGCGTGCGCCTCCGCACGGCCCAGGCGTTTGCCGACCAGCTGGCCGTGCATAGCAACTACCTGAACCGGATGCTGAAGGCCGCCACGGGCAAAACCACTACCCAGCTGCTGGCCGAACGCCTGGTGCAGGAGGCGCAGGCCCTGCTGCTGCACACCAACTGGCCGGTAGCGCACATTGGCTACTGCCTGGGTTTTGAGGAGCCTGCCCACTTCACCGCTTTTTTTCGGCGGCACACGGGCCAGGCCCCCACGGCGGCGCGGGTGTGCTGA
- a CDS encoding aldehyde oxidase: MHQHAGTYTHQAQHQNPMEMYATTIEWLGDGKKMKIYDKTQGVFNVQAYLCGVFGLAKDDTQVITKYMGGGFGSGLRPQHQMFFATLAALELQHSIRLTLTRDQMFSIGNRPATIQNLKLGTDEWGHLTSLQHHAVAETSRFEDYAENVVANSGVLYNCDNVTLAHEIVALDIYTPQSMRAPGAATGEFALEIAIDEMAYQAGRDPLEFRLLNYSETDKSTDKPFSSKRLRDCFHEGAARFGWAARTPEPRSMRDGRLLVGWGVGTGIWDAQQKPTKAKASLAANGHLTVSSGSNDIGTGTYTVMTQLAAQTMGLPIEDVTFVLGDTTLPQSPIQGGSWTAASVGSAVQDTCQALGKKVLQLAQQLDNSPLADLAYEDVQFVNGVIGANQDISRQVAIRDVLAASDEPTVEAEGGGKPDTAKQSKYSMHSHNAVFVEVKVDEDLGIVRVTRVVNAVAAGRILNPKTARSQVLGSTVWGIGMALMEETVADHHFGRFMNHNYAEYHIPVNADIHKIDVIFVEESDDIVNPIGVKGLGEIGLLGVVAAISNAIYHATGKRLRDLPITLDKLL, encoded by the coding sequence GTGCATCAGCACGCCGGCACGTACACGCACCAGGCGCAGCACCAGAACCCGATGGAGATGTACGCCACGACCATCGAGTGGCTGGGCGATGGTAAGAAGATGAAAATCTACGACAAAACCCAGGGCGTTTTCAATGTGCAGGCGTATTTGTGCGGGGTTTTTGGGCTGGCCAAAGATGATACCCAGGTTATTACCAAGTACATGGGCGGCGGGTTCGGCTCGGGGCTGCGGCCGCAGCACCAGATGTTTTTTGCAACCTTAGCGGCGCTGGAGCTTCAGCACTCCATTCGCCTGACCCTGACGCGAGACCAGATGTTCAGCATCGGCAACCGGCCCGCCACCATTCAGAACCTGAAACTGGGTACCGATGAGTGGGGCCACCTGACGTCGCTGCAACACCACGCGGTGGCCGAAACCTCGCGGTTCGAGGACTACGCCGAAAATGTGGTGGCCAACTCGGGCGTCCTCTACAATTGCGACAACGTGACGCTGGCGCACGAAATCGTCGCGCTTGATATCTACACGCCGCAGTCCATGCGGGCACCGGGGGCCGCCACGGGCGAATTTGCCCTCGAAATCGCCATTGACGAGATGGCCTATCAAGCGGGCCGCGACCCGCTGGAATTTCGCCTGCTGAACTACTCGGAAACGGATAAAAGCACTGACAAGCCCTTCAGCAGCAAGCGCCTGCGCGATTGCTTCCACGAAGGAGCGGCCAGGTTCGGCTGGGCGGCCCGCACCCCGGAGCCGCGCTCCATGCGCGACGGCCGCCTGCTGGTGGGTTGGGGGGTGGGCACCGGCATCTGGGATGCGCAGCAAAAGCCCACTAAAGCCAAGGCCAGCCTCGCCGCCAATGGCCACCTCACGGTGAGCAGCGGGAGCAACGACATTGGCACGGGCACCTACACGGTCATGACTCAACTGGCCGCCCAGACAATGGGCCTGCCCATTGAAGACGTGACCTTCGTGCTAGGCGACACAACCCTACCCCAATCCCCCATTCAGGGCGGCTCCTGGACGGCTGCCTCGGTCGGCTCGGCCGTGCAAGACACCTGCCAGGCGCTCGGCAAAAAAGTGCTGCAACTGGCCCAGCAGCTGGACAACTCGCCCCTCGCCGACCTCGCTTATGAGGACGTGCAATTCGTGAACGGGGTAATCGGCGCCAACCAGGACATCAGCCGGCAAGTAGCGATTCGGGACGTGCTGGCGGCCAGCGACGAGCCAACCGTGGAAGCCGAGGGCGGGGGTAAGCCTGACACGGCTAAACAGTCGAAGTATTCCATGCACTCGCACAACGCCGTTTTCGTGGAGGTGAAAGTAGATGAGGACCTGGGTATCGTGCGCGTAACGCGCGTGGTGAACGCCGTGGCCGCCGGCCGTATCCTGAATCCCAAAACCGCACGCAGCCAGGTACTGGGTTCCACCGTGTGGGGCATCGGCATGGCGCTGATGGAGGAAACGGTCGCCGACCACCACTTCGGGCGCTTTATGAACCACAACTACGCCGAATACCACATTCCGGTGAACGCCGACATTCACAAAATTGACGTGATTTTCGTGGAGGAAAGCGACGATATTGTGAACCCCATCGGAGTAAAGGGCCTGGGCGAAATAGGGCTGCTGGGCGTGGTCGCCGCCATCTCCAATGCCATCTACCACGCCACGGGCAAGCGTCTGCGCGACCTGCCGATTACGCTGGATAAGCTCCTCTAA
- a CDS encoding (2Fe-2S)-binding protein, with protein MPHFLQAPLGPPAPAIVPAQAVTLHVNGQDRTIHIAPWTSLLDALREHVGLTGTKKGCDHGQCGACTVLVDGQRINSCLALATVYQGKQIETIEGLGSADNLSPLQQAFIDHDAFQCGYCTPGQICSAQGLLNEGRAKTADEVRELMSGNLCRCGAYPNILSAVMEVLHDGQAVVDNGTLVIIPIS; from the coding sequence ATGCCCCACTTTCTCCAAGCCCCGCTGGGGCCACCCGCCCCGGCTATCGTACCCGCCCAGGCGGTGACCCTGCACGTGAACGGCCAGGACCGCACCATTCACATCGCGCCCTGGACCAGCCTGCTCGACGCCCTGCGCGAGCACGTGGGCCTGACCGGCACCAAGAAAGGCTGCGACCACGGCCAATGCGGAGCCTGCACCGTGCTCGTTGATGGCCAACGCATTAACTCCTGCCTGGCACTGGCTACGGTGTACCAGGGCAAGCAAATCGAAACCATTGAGGGCCTGGGCAGCGCCGACAACCTCTCGCCCTTGCAACAGGCTTTCATTGACCATGATGCCTTTCAGTGCGGCTACTGCACCCCCGGCCAGATTTGCTCGGCGCAGGGCCTGCTTAACGAGGGCCGTGCCAAAACCGCCGACGAGGTGCGCGAGCTGATGAGCGGCAACCTCTGCCGCTGCGGCGCTTACCCCAACATCCTCTCGGCCGTGATGGAGGTGCTGCACGACGGCCAGGCCGTGGTGGACAACGGCACTTTGGTTATTATTCCTATATCTTAA